One Salvia splendens isolate huo1 chromosome 12, SspV2, whole genome shotgun sequence genomic window carries:
- the LOC121758638 gene encoding enhancer of polycomb-like protein 1, which produces MTRLSFRPRPLDINKKLPIVKSFKDFEDDDVPTSTRNYQILRLAEADNEVQQVSSKKLASEIPTPEFVVVDTYERDYSRTFSQPMSYLRARGAWAEIGEFVEYDLDNEDEDWLDEFNNERKNLVAEKLETIIFKLEVLDHRAREKAGVITPTLSSPIPVLLTFDAAVEALQSLSIEYGVFRAIYSYWKEKRERWQKPILRRLQPPPPSNDTNPYNVFRPREKAHKLHTRRMQRRENNVQSFEKLRQVRRNLDQAKTILEALIKREEKKREVVESEISLQRLQMTYKHETDLLEDSLAIPGLPSFPSKVGSSDDEFFDSDDVANSRPPGRSPIVQNSPFTEPKLVMVPSGNMRREAGRRGPHVRLPKLDPNEPLMLFTKPLYPDKLAAAGIMPPSDLSTANSTSGRSFNFRGRIGRGGRIVFDRWNPLMHTPIDCGDSLYVPPGPRHSAHH; this is translated from the exons ATGACTAGACTCTCATTTAGGCCACGACCCCTCGACATTAACAAGAAGCTTCCCATTGTAAAATCTTTTAAGGACTTCGAGGATGATGATGTTCCAACTTCCACTCGTAACTACCAGATACTCCGTCTCGCTGAAGCTGATAATGAG GTCCAACAAGTATCTTCCAAGAAACTTGCTTCAGAAATACCAACTCCTGAGTTTGTGGTTGTGGATACATATGAACGGGACTACTCTCGTACATTTAGTCAACCCATGTCATATCTGCGAGCAAGGGGAG CTTGGGCTGAAATTGGAGAGTTTGTTGAGTATGATCTTGATAATGAGGATGAAGATTGGCTTGACGAGTTCAACAATGAAAGAAAAAATCTTGTAGCTGAAAA ATTGGAAacaataatttttaagttgGAGGTTTTAGATCACAGGGCTCGTGAAAAAGCAGGGGTTATTACTCCCACACTTAGCTCACCTATTCCTGTGCTTTTAACTTTTGATGCTGCTGTCGAG GCATTGCAATCACTCTCAATTGAGTATGGAGTGTTCCGGGCTATTTACAGTTACTGGAAAGAAAAG CGTGAGAGATGGCAAAAACCAATCCTCAGACGTTTGCAG CCACCCCCACCATCCAATGACACCAATCCGTATAATGTGTTTAGGCCAAGGGAGAAAGCTCACAAGCTTCACACACGAAGG ATGCAAAGGAGGGAGAACAATGTACAGTCGTTTGAAAAGCTTCGCCAG gTGAGGCGCAATCTCGATCAGGCAAAGACTATTCTTGAAGCTTTGATCAAG agagaagagaagaaacGGGAAGTTGTGGAGAGTGAGATCAGTCTTCAAAGACTTCAGATGACATACAAG CATGAAACCGATCTTCTTGAGGATTCTTTGGCCATACCAGGATTGCCATCCTTTCCCAGCAAAGTGGGTTCAAGTGATGATGAGTTCTTTGATTCTGATGATGTGGCAAACAGCCGTCCACCAGGCCGATCTCCTATTGTCCAAAACTCACCTTTCACTGAACCAAAGCTGGTGATGGTACCTTCTGGGAACATGAGGAGGGAGGCTGGAAGGCGTGGTCCTCATGTGCGGCTCCCTAAGCTG GATCCTAATGAGCCACTTATGCTGTTCACAAAGCCACTTTATCCAGATAAGCTAGCTGCTGCTGGCATCATGCCGCCATCAGATCTTTCGACTGCAAATAGCACATCTGGTCGTTCATTTAATTTCCGTGGAAGGATTGGGCGAGGGGGCAGGATAGTGTTTGACAGATGGAATCCTCTTATGCATACTCCAATCGATTGCGGTGACAGTTTGTATGTACCACCAGGGCCTCGACATTCAGCTCATCATTGA
- the LOC121758637 gene encoding MLO-like protein 13 — translation MAGGESGRAFEYTPTWVVAVVCFVIVSISFIAERALHKLGRFFKHQNQEPMLESLQKLKEELMLLGFISLLLTVFQGPISKICMPQHLSDIMLPCKMAPEKQENSHFSVHQRRLLAQESPPNCPKGQTQFLSLEALHQLHIFIFVMAVVYVFFCATTMALGGIKIRQWRHWELSIRNEATRPHRVHGHARAQFEGFMERAGNYWRKFTIISWVVAFFKQFYGSVTKSDYIALRSGFIREHCPNNQNYDFHKYMLRTLEKDFKKIIGISWYLWLFVVIFLLLNIAGWHAYFWMSFLPLALLLIVGAKLEHIISELAKDAAESHHGEVTVRLSDELFWFHSPDLVLYLIHFILFQNSFEIAFFLWIWTTYGFNSCIMEGLDYIIPRLVIGVIVQVLCSYSTLPLYALVSQMGSKFKQTLFNEFLQDIIKGWAKDRNSGVNASADRLAIDIMNPVSLSQQAARDRWSRPSHIELPPSRHPHI, via the exons ATGGCGGGGGGCGAGTCTGGACGCGCCTTTGAATACACTCCCACTTGGGTCGTGGCTGTTGTCTGTTTCGTCATTGTTTCAATCTCATTTATCGCTGAGCGTGCTCTTCATAAACTCGGCCGA TTCTTCAAGCACCAAAACCAGGAACCGATGCTTGAGTCGCTGCAGAAGCTCAAGGAAG AGCTGATGCTTCTGGGGTTCATATCGCTGTTGCTGACGGTGTTTCAAGGTCCGATAAGCAAGATATGCATGCCCCAACATCTCTCCGATATCATGCTTCCTTGCAAAATGGCACCCGAAAAACAAGAAAACTCCCACTTTTCTGTTCATCAAAGGAGGCTTTTGGCTCAAGAATCCCCTCCCAACTGTCCAAAG GGACAAACCCAATTTCTGTCATTAGAAGCTCTGCATCAGCTCCACATTTTCATATTTGTTATGGCcgtcgtttatgtgtttttctgtGCCACAACTATGGCTCTCGGAGGAATCAAG ATAAGGCAATGGAGACATTGGGAGCTTTCAATCAGGAATGAAGCAACAAGACCCCATAGAg TTCATGGTCATGCACGAGCTCAGTTCGAAGGGTTCATGGAACGAGCAGGCAACTATTGGAGAAAATTTACTATTATTAGTTGGGTG GTTGCCTTCTTCAAACAGTTTTATGGCTCAGTCACAAAGTCGGACTACATAGCACTGCGCTCTGGTTTTATACGT GAGCATTGTCCAAACAACCAAAATTATGATTTCCACAAGTATATGCTCAGGACATTGGAAAAGGATTTCAAGAAAATAATTGGAATCAGTTGGTATTTATGGCTGTTTGTGGTCATCTTTTTGCTTCTCAACATAGCAG GCTGGCATGCATATTTTTGGATGTCATTTTTGCCTCTTGCA CTTCTGCTAATAGTTGGAGCAAAACTGGAGCACATAATAAGTGAACTAGCCAAGGATGCTGCTGAGAGTCATCATGGTGAAGTAACAGTGAGGCTTTCCGACGAACTGTTTTGGTTCCACAGCCCCGACCTCGTCCTCTACTTGATCCATTTCATTCTCTTCCAAAACTCGTTCGAAATCGCCTTCTTCCTTTGGATCTGG ACCACATATGGATTCAATTCTTGCATCATGGAGGGGTTGGATTACATCATTCCAAGGCTCGTTATCGG GGTCATTGTGCAAGTTCTATGCAGCTACAGCACTTTACCTTTATATGCTTTAGTCTCACAG ATGGGGAGTAAGTTCAAGCAGACGCTTTTCAACGAGTTCCTACAAGATATTATTAAGGGTTGGGCCAAAGATAGGAATTCTGGAGTGAATGCGAGTGCGGATAGACTTGCAATCGACATTATGAATCCTGTTAGCCTTTCTCAACAAGCGGCTCGTGATAGGTGGAGCAGACCATCTCATATCGAACTGCCTCCTTCGCGCCATCCTCATATCTGA